ATATGGAACAGAAGAGCAGAGGAAAAAATATCTGACCAGATTAACTAAAGGGGAATTAATCGGAGCTTATTCTTTGACTGAGCCTCAGGCTGGAACAGATGCTGGAAGCATTAAGACCAATGCAGTTTTGAAGGGGAACAACTATTTAGTCAATGGGACCAAAACCTTCGTAACCAATGCCGGGATAGCGGACCTTTTTGTCCTTTTTGTTTCGACCAATCCGGAGGCAAAATCCAAAGGAATCTCCTGCATTTTAGTGGAGAAAGGATTAAAAGGGTTTAAGGTTGGGACAAAAGAGAAAAAGATGGGGATCAGGGGTTCTGATACCAGGGAAATCTCTTTTGAAGATTGTCTCGTACCCAAGGAAAACCTCATTGAAGAAGAAAACAAAGGTTTCCGGATAGCCTTAGAGTTGCTTGACTCTGGAAGAATAGGGGTGGGCGCTCAAGCTGTGGGAATAGCTCAATCCGCTCTGGATGAAGCTTTGAAATACTCAAAGGAGAGGGTCCAGTTCGGTCAGCCGATCTGTAATTTTCAGGCTATCCAGTTCAAATTAGCCAGCATGGCTACCCAGATTGAAGCTGCTCGCCTTTTAGTGCATCATGCGGCCTGGCTCAAGCAAAATAATATCAGATGTATAAAAGAAGCCTCGATGGCAAAGCTATTTGCCTCAGAGACGGCTAATTTCGTGGTAAACGAGGCAGTGCAGATTCACGGCGGATACGGTTATATGAAGGAATATGCGGTGGAGAGATACTTCCGGGATGCCAGGGTGACTGAGATCTACGAAGGAACCTCTGAGGCACAGAGGATGGTTATCTCCAGGGACCTTTTAAAATAGAGCGCAGAATGTATCTAGACAAAAAGTACGAAGATTTCAAGAAAGAGATCAGGGATTTTGCTGAAAAGGAGATCGAGCCAAAAGCTCAGGAAGCAGATGAGAAGGCACAATTCCCTCATGAGAACATAAAAAAGGTCGCCCAACTGGGGCTTTTAGGAATGGTGGTTCCTCCGGAATATTCGGGAACAGGCATTGATACCTTAAAATATGCAATTGCCGTGGAGGAGCTTTCAAGGGTGTGTGCATCTACCGGCATCACAGTTGCGGCTCACAATTCACTGGCTATCTGTCCTCTTTACCTTTTTGGAAGTGAGGAGCAAAAGAAAAAATATATACCTCCTTTAGCTAAGGGTGAGAAATTAGGCGCTTTTGGTTTAACTGAGCCGGATGCAGGCTCAGATGCCGGGGGGACAAAAACCACCGCAGTGTTGAAAGGAGACAGTTACCTAATAAACGGCTCAAAATGCTTCATCACCAATGCCTCAGTTGCCGAGACATTTGTCATCACCGCAGTAACAGACAAAACCAAAGGGACCAAGGGGATTAGCTCCTTCATCCTGGAAAAAGGGATGAAGGGGTTCACGGTTGGCAAAAAAGAAAACAAAATGGGTATAAGAGGGTCAGATACCGCTGCCTTGCATTTTGAGGACCTGAGCGTTCCGAAAGAAAACCTTCTGGGCAAAGAAGGCGAGGGGTTCAAGCAATTTTTAGTCACCTTAGATGGCGGAAGGATAAGTATCGGAGCAATGGCTTTAGGCATCGCTCAGGGTGCTTTTGAGAAAGCTTTGAAATATGCCAAAGAGACTATACAGTTTGAAAAACCTCTAATTGAGTCCCAGGCTATCCAGTTCAAACTGGCGGATATGGCAACCCAGATTGAGGCAGCCAGACATCTGATTTATCATGCTGCTTTTCTGGAGGATAAAGGACAGAAATACGTGAAGGAATCTGCTATGGCAAAGCTTTTCGCTTCCGAGGTCGGAAGATTCGTTACTTACGAAGCAATTCAAATTTTCGGAGAATATGGGTACTACCGGAGGTATCCAGTAGAAAGATATTTGCGTGACGTGAAACTCTGCGAAATCGGGGAAGGAACTTCAGAGATTCAGAGACTGGTTATTTTCAGGGAGTTAATCAAATAGGCAAAAGTCTGAAGTCTATAGTCTAAAGGCCGAGAACAAAAAAGCAAAGAAACTCATTCACAGCAGATTGGATGGATTAAGCAGAAAAAAGATGTGAGACGAAAGACGTAAGGCGGAAAATGTAGCGCGAGGCTTTCAGCCTCGCAATGCGACCCTAAAAGGGTCGCGCTACGAGAAAGCGAAAAGGAGGAAATATGGAATATAAGAACATTCTAACTGAGATCAAGGAGAATATCGGCATAATCAAGATCAACCGGCCCCAGCAGTTAAATGCCCTTAATACCGAGACCATTCATGAGCTTAATGACGTTGCTCACCAGTGGAGCAGGGACGAAAAGCTCAAAGTAATCATTATCACCGGTGAGGGGAAAGCATTTGTGGCTGGAGCAGACATTGCTGAGATGAAGGATATGACCAGACAGCAGGCAATTGATTTTTCAGAGATGGGTCAGAAAGTCTTTTCCTTGATTGAGTCTCAGGACAAACCGGTGATTGCTGCGGTCAATGGCTTTGCTTTAGGTGGAGGATGCGAATTGGCGATGGCTTGTGATATTAGAATCGCTTCAGATAAAGCCAAATTGGGTCAGCCAGAGGTAAACTTAGGAGTGATTCCGGGATTTGCTGGTACTCAGCGGTTGGCTCGAATGGTCGGTGCGGCTAAAGCTAAGGAATTGATTTTGACAGCGGATTTGATCGATGCCCAGACTGCTCTTTCTATCGGTCTGGTCAATCAGGTAGTTCCTCACGATACCCTGATGGATGTGTGTATGGAGATGGCGAAAAAAATAGCTTCCAAAGGACCCACTGCGGTTAGATTGGCAAAAAGAGTGATAAGTAGAGGAGTGGAGACAGATTTTGCCACGGGTTCTTCTTTCGAAGTCGACGCTTTCGGCGAATGTTTTGCGTCAGGTGAGGCAAAAGAGGGGATGGAAGCGTTTTTACAGAAACGAAAACCGGGCTGGGCGTAATAAGAGAAGAAACGTGACCGTTGCTCGTTTTTCGTGACCGTGAAAAAAAATATAGACCAAGACATAGTTGTCATTCTGAAGGAGTCTTGCCGAAGGCGGACGACTGAAGAATCTATAAGTAGGTTCGAAAGTCGTTTCTGATGTCGAAAAAACGATTGTGGAAAGTGGTGTCAGGAATTTATTCCTGAGGCCTGGAAATGAGGATGGATGAATATAGATTCTTCGTCTCTACGAGCCGTAAGGCTTTTAACGGCCTGCGGACTCAGAATGACAATCGAAAAACCAATGTCGGGTTCAAATTAGGAGATTTTAGTGTCCATCGGGTCCCCTGACCCGACGGAATAAAATTATATTTTTAACTAGGAAGGCTCGTGTCACTTCTGGGAGTCCCGTTAGGAGACGACCGAAGAATCTAACGAGTGTGATCTAAAGACGGATTCTTCGTTCCCGTAGGGAACTCAGAATGACAATACAAGAAAGAATAGGCAAAACTTATGGAAATCTTTCAATCCTTAGCTGAAGACCAGCACGAGCAAGTAATCTTCTGCTCGGATAAGGTAGCTCACCTTCGCGGAATCATTGCCATCCACGATACCACCCTGGGACCAGCAATTGGCGGGGTGAGGATGTTTCCTTACAGTTCCGAAGATGAGGCATTGAAAGACGTTCTGCTGCTTTCCAAGGCTATGACCTATAAGGCTGCCGCGGTCGGAATTAACCTGGGAGGTGGACAGGGGGTCATAATCGGTGACCCTCTCAAAGATAAAAATGAACTTGTTTTGAGAGCTTTCGGTAGGTTCGTGCAGGGTCTGAATGGTCGATATATCACGGCTGAAGATGTTGGAACCACAGTCGAGGATATGGAGATAGTCCGCTATTAAACCAAATACGTGATGGGGCTTTCCAGGGCAATAGGCGGGAGTGGAGACCCTGGACCGGTTACGGCTATCGGCTTGTGCAGCGGACTTTTAGCCTGCGTGGAGAAGGCTCTGGATAAAAAGACCTTAGAAGGAGTTTCCGTGGCGATCCAGGGTGTTGGGCACGTAGGGTATCATCTTGCTCAGAAATTGAAAGAGGCTGGATGCAGGTTGATAGTCTCTGATATTATTGCAGAGAAAGCTGAAAAAGCCAGAAAAGAATTCGGGGCAGAGATTGTCTCGCCTGAGGAAATTCTGGGAGTAGAGGCAGATGTTTTCTCTCCCTGCGCCTTAGGCGGAGTTATAAATGCAAAGACAGTTGAGAAGTTCAGAGTGAAGATCATCGCTGGACCAGCTAATAATCAATTAGAGGACGAAAAATATGGCGAGATCCTGCACCATAAAGGGATTCTCTATGCTCCGGATTTCGTCATAGGTTCAGGCGGGATGATCAACGTAGCGAATGAACTGGGAGGGTACATTCGTGAAAAAGCAATCAAGCAGGCCACCGGGATATATGACATAATGAAAAAAATTCTGGAGATCTCCGGGGAATCAGATATCCCCACCTATAAAGCCGCCAATATCTTAGCCAAAGCCAGGATAGCCGAGGTCAAGAAGTTCAGGCAGAGGCATGCATAGAAAATAAATAACGAATGACGGATGACGAATAAAGGAAAAAGGAAAATGGAAGAAGGAAAAAGGAAAAAACGTGACCGTTGCTCGTAACCATAATTTGATTGTAGGGGCAAGCCCCCGCGCTTGCCCTCACAAAAAAAGGTAGCCGCCCATGTGGGCGCATCAGTTGTAGCGTCGGGCTTTATGCCCGACGATGATCGTAGGGCAGGGCTTCAGCCTTGCAAAAATCAAAATATGGGCTACAAAATCCTGAGCATCAATCCCGGGGCTACTTCTACCAAGGTCTCCCTGTCTGAGGACAAAAATCCTTTGGTAATTGAGGTTTTGAGACATTCGGTTGATGAACTCAAGGCATTTCCTAAAACTTTAGATCAGTTGGGTTACAGAAAAAATCTGGTTGAGGACTTCTTAAAGAGACATGGCTTCAAAATTACGGACCTGGCTGCAGTTGTTGGCAGGGGTGGTCCTTTCAAACCGCTGTCCAGCGGAACTTACAGGGTAAACCAAAAAATGGTTTCAGATATCCGGTCAGGCAACGTTCAGGCGGATCATGTTTCTAACCTTGGAGCTTTGATTGCCTACGAGTTGACCAAAGGGACTGAGATACCTGCTTTCATCGTGGACCCGGTCTCAGTGGATGAGCTGATTCCCGTTGCCCGCATCTCTGGTATGCCGGAGTTGGAAAGGATAAGTTTATCACACGCTCTGAATATCAAGATGGTGGCAAGAAAGGCGGCTTCCGAATTACGAAGAAAATATGAAGAGCTTAATCTGGTTATTGTCCATCTTGGCTCCGGGATAAGCGTAACTTCCCATTTAAAAGGGCAGATGATTGACGTAAGCAATGCTAATGATGGCGGTCCTTTAGCTCCCCAGCGGACGGGAAGTCTTCCAGCTACAGGGTTAGCCAAACTATGTCTTTCAGGAAAGTATACATACTCTGAGATGTATGACAAGGTTACTAAAAAAGGCGGGCTTCTGGCTTATTTAGGAACGGATAACGTTGAGGAGATTGAGAAAAAGATAGATTTCGGAGACCAGAAAGCTAAACTGATTTATGAGGCGATGGTCTACCAGATTGCCAAAGAGATCGGAGCGATGTCAACGACTCTATCTGGAAGAGTGGATGCAATTATACTTACCGGGGGGATAGCCCGGTCGGAGAGGCTGATAAATATGATCAAAGAAAGGGTCAGATTTCTTTTCAAAGTCCTGGTCTTTCCGGGCGAGGACGAACTTGAGGCTTTAACTTTGGGTGCTTTAAGGGTATTAACCGGGGAGGAAAAAGAAAAGGAGTATTAAAAAAAGTAGGGGCGACTCCCTGTTGAGCGTAGCGAAATCCACGTTTAACAGGATGGTCGCCCGTTTTTTTGGAGACCTGAAGGTTTCAGCTACATCTAAAAACCTCACCCTATCCCTCTCCTTAAAAAGGAGAGGGAACTTTTTTTGTCGTTTTTTACGTCGGGCATA
This sequence is a window from Candidatus Zixiibacteriota bacterium. Protein-coding genes within it:
- the buk gene encoding butyrate kinase; amino-acid sequence: MGYKILSINPGATSTKVSLSEDKNPLVIEVLRHSVDELKAFPKTLDQLGYRKNLVEDFLKRHGFKITDLAAVVGRGGPFKPLSSGTYRVNQKMVSDIRSGNVQADHVSNLGALIAYELTKGTEIPAFIVDPVSVDELIPVARISGMPELERISLSHALNIKMVARKAASELRRKYEELNLVIVHLGSGISVTSHLKGQMIDVSNANDGGPLAPQRTGSLPATGLAKLCLSGKYTYSEMYDKVTKKGGLLAYLGTDNVEEIEKKIDFGDQKAKLIYEAMVYQIAKEIGAMSTTLSGRVDAIILTGGIARSERLINMIKERVRFLFKVLVFPGEDELEALTLGALRVLTGEEKEKEY
- a CDS encoding acyl-CoA dehydrogenase, with protein sequence MYLDKKYEDFKKEIRDFAEKEIEPKAQEADEKAQFPHENIKKVAQLGLLGMVVPPEYSGTGIDTLKYAIAVEELSRVCASTGITVAAHNSLAICPLYLFGSEEQKKKYIPPLAKGEKLGAFGLTEPDAGSDAGGTKTTAVLKGDSYLINGSKCFITNASVAETFVITAVTDKTKGTKGISSFILEKGMKGFTVGKKENKMGIRGSDTAALHFEDLSVPKENLLGKEGEGFKQFLVTLDGGRISIGAMALGIAQGAFEKALKYAKETIQFEKPLIESQAIQFKLADMATQIEAARHLIYHAAFLEDKGQKYVKESAMAKLFASEVGRFVTYEAIQIFGEYGYYRRYPVERYLRDVKLCEIGEGTSEIQRLVIFRELIK
- a CDS encoding enoyl-CoA hydratase-related protein encodes the protein MEYKNILTEIKENIGIIKINRPQQLNALNTETIHELNDVAHQWSRDEKLKVIIITGEGKAFVAGADIAEMKDMTRQQAIDFSEMGQKVFSLIESQDKPVIAAVNGFALGGGCELAMACDIRIASDKAKLGQPEVNLGVIPGFAGTQRLARMVGAAKAKELILTADLIDAQTALSIGLVNQVVPHDTLMDVCMEMAKKIASKGPTAVRLAKRVISRGVETDFATGSSFEVDAFGECFASGEAKEGMEAFLQKRKPGWA
- a CDS encoding acyl-CoA dehydrogenase, which produces MDFELTEDQKMIKEAAREFASERLAPKAQEFDEKEEIPRDLYKELAELGYMGMLMPEEYGGSGLDFISYILVMEEFAKACAALEISLSVHNSLVCDAIFKYGTEEQRKKYLTRLTKGELIGAYSLTEPQAGTDAGSIKTNAVLKGNNYLVNGTKTFVTNAGIADLFVLFVSTNPEAKSKGISCILVEKGLKGFKVGTKEKKMGIRGSDTREISFEDCLVPKENLIEEENKGFRIALELLDSGRIGVGAQAVGIAQSALDEALKYSKERVQFGQPICNFQAIQFKLASMATQIEAARLLVHHAAWLKQNNIRCIKEASMAKLFASETANFVVNEAVQIHGGYGYMKEYAVERYFRDARVTEIYEGTSEAQRMVISRDLLK